One genomic window of Pigmentiphaga litoralis includes the following:
- a CDS encoding SRPBCC family protein, whose product MEFTNKFHVPLPIDQAWALLLDVPRIMPCLPGAKLTEVVGPGKYKGSVSVKLGPVSLTFNGLVELVKQDDVAHIAWLKGSGVDPKGRGGAQSEFSFALTEAGAGTDVLVTTNLALSGSVAQYGRGSGMISEVAAQILKQFEKNLAKSFAQPDGAAPAAAPAVAPAVAPSAAPAAMPAGASGAPGVTDTSSHAAPAAGVAAATAAVPASTGVHAPASMAAMAAAADGAASPVAPVSPSSTAGAAPSPAPAYRQPPVANDEPVQEINMLAIGLKAMWRSFLGMFGIGKKR is encoded by the coding sequence ATGGAATTCACCAATAAATTTCACGTTCCGCTGCCCATCGACCAAGCCTGGGCGCTGCTGCTTGACGTGCCGCGCATCATGCCTTGCCTGCCGGGCGCCAAGCTGACGGAAGTCGTCGGGCCGGGCAAGTACAAGGGGTCGGTCAGCGTCAAGCTGGGCCCGGTCTCGTTGACGTTCAATGGCCTGGTGGAACTCGTCAAGCAGGACGACGTGGCCCACATCGCGTGGCTGAAAGGGTCGGGCGTCGACCCGAAAGGCCGTGGCGGCGCGCAGTCGGAATTCAGCTTTGCGCTGACCGAAGCGGGCGCCGGCACTGATGTGCTGGTGACGACGAATCTGGCATTGTCCGGATCGGTCGCGCAGTATGGCCGCGGCAGCGGCATGATTTCGGAAGTGGCGGCGCAGATCCTGAAGCAGTTCGAAAAGAACCTGGCCAAGTCGTTCGCGCAGCCTGACGGGGCGGCGCCGGCGGCTGCGCCTGCTGTTGCGCCTGCTGTGGCACCTTCAGCGGCGCCTGCCGCGATGCCGGCAGGGGCTTCCGGCGCACCGGGCGTGACCGACACGTCGTCCCACGCCGCACCGGCTGCCGGCGTGGCCGCGGCGACGGCTGCGGTGCCCGCATCGACCGGTGTGCATGCCCCGGCATCCATGGCGGCGATGGCTGCCGCAGCCGATGGCGCGGCGTCACCTGTCGCGCCTGTCAGCCCAAGCTCGACGGCAGGGGCAGCGCCCTCCCCCGCACCCGCCTATCGTCAGCCCCCCGTGGCCAACGACGAGCCGGTGCAGGAAATCAACATGCTGGCCATTGGCCTGAAAGCCATGTGGCGTTCGTTTCTGGGCATGTTCGGCATCGGCAAGAAGCGCTGA
- a CDS encoding xanthine dehydrogenase family protein molybdopterin-binding subunit: MDTRVKHGAGVSVGRMEDQALLRGTARFVDDVPVTAPLHACFVRSPHAHARILSIDTSMAADLPGVVGIYSAADLRGDVTTLRMPLGFPSPTMPKNTTPFVLAPDEVSFVGEALAVVVAESRYLAEDAAQMVMVDYDILPAVSDCRAAVEPGSPTVRTEIESNVLQQYQLAYGDCDSVFTAGHTIVADDFWVHRGCAHSMEGRGVLAVPDLSSDTLMVWSSTQLAHELHAAIAQMLGQPEDKLRVITPDVGGGFGAKFMIYPEEVAIPAVARKLRRPVKWVEDRREHFTSAIQERDQYWHAEMAVDAAGKIVGLRGSMIHDHGAYTPQGTNVAYNAASSLTGPYVVPNFLLDVQVAHTNKVPVATIRGAGYPQANFVMERLLDQAALVLGLDRADLRQRNLIPPEKIPYTKPLKSRAGLPLVVDSGNFPALQAALLERIDYAGFQARQDAARARGVYLGIGIANSVKPTGRGPFETAKVRVLPSGKITVYTGALAMGQGLKTTLAQICAGHFGVSIDAIDVIAGDTSFVGYGMGGFASRQTIMAGSAVHQASIDVVAKARAVAASMLKQPESEMSVQDGYVTGAEGKSLSLAQIALAMKGAPGYSLPYASDPGLEATSHFHCDDQTYAGASHGCEVEVDPMTGAITLTRYVAVQDSGNLINPQVAEGQVHGGVVHGIGNALFEFMAYDESAQPVSTTFAEYLLPTAPELPHIDVLFCNFPSPLNPLGVKGIGETATIPVASAIIGAVEHALSDIGVRIAESPLGPVRLLELIDATGHDAHLR, translated from the coding sequence ATGGACACGCGGGTTAAACACGGCGCCGGCGTCAGCGTCGGCCGCATGGAAGACCAGGCGCTGCTGCGCGGCACGGCGCGTTTCGTCGACGACGTGCCCGTGACGGCGCCCCTGCACGCCTGCTTCGTGCGCAGCCCGCACGCGCACGCGCGTATCTTGTCGATCGACACGTCGATGGCGGCCGATCTGCCCGGCGTGGTCGGCATCTATTCGGCGGCCGACCTGCGCGGCGACGTGACCACGCTGCGCATGCCGCTGGGCTTTCCGTCGCCGACCATGCCCAAGAACACCACGCCGTTCGTGCTGGCGCCCGATGAAGTCAGCTTCGTGGGCGAAGCGCTGGCGGTGGTGGTGGCCGAGTCGCGCTACCTGGCCGAAGACGCCGCGCAAATGGTGATGGTCGACTACGACATCCTGCCAGCGGTATCGGACTGCCGCGCCGCGGTCGAACCCGGTTCGCCCACCGTGCGCACCGAGATCGAATCGAATGTACTGCAGCAGTATCAGCTGGCCTATGGCGATTGCGATTCGGTATTCACCGCGGGCCACACCATCGTTGCCGACGACTTCTGGGTGCATCGCGGCTGCGCGCATTCGATGGAAGGCCGCGGCGTGCTGGCCGTGCCCGACCTCTCGTCAGACACGCTGATGGTGTGGTCGTCGACGCAACTGGCGCACGAACTGCATGCCGCCATTGCGCAGATGCTGGGCCAGCCCGAAGACAAGCTGCGCGTGATCACGCCCGACGTGGGCGGCGGCTTTGGCGCCAAGTTCATGATCTATCCGGAAGAAGTCGCGATCCCGGCCGTGGCGCGCAAGCTGCGCCGCCCGGTCAAGTGGGTCGAAGACCGCCGCGAACACTTCACCAGCGCCATCCAGGAACGGGACCAGTACTGGCATGCCGAGATGGCGGTCGATGCGGCCGGCAAGATCGTCGGCCTGCGCGGCAGCATGATCCACGATCACGGCGCCTACACGCCGCAAGGCACCAACGTTGCGTACAACGCGGCGTCGTCCCTGACCGGTCCGTATGTGGTGCCGAACTTCCTGCTGGATGTGCAGGTGGCCCATACCAACAAGGTGCCGGTCGCGACCATTCGCGGCGCGGGCTATCCGCAAGCCAACTTCGTCATGGAACGCCTGCTGGACCAGGCCGCCCTGGTGTTGGGCCTGGACCGCGCCGACCTGCGCCAGCGCAACCTGATCCCGCCCGAAAAGATTCCGTACACCAAGCCGCTCAAATCGCGTGCCGGCCTGCCCCTAGTCGTTGACAGTGGCAACTTTCCGGCGCTGCAGGCGGCGCTGCTGGAACGCATTGACTATGCCGGCTTCCAGGCCCGCCAGGATGCGGCCCGGGCGCGCGGCGTGTATCTGGGCATCGGCATTGCGAACAGCGTCAAGCCCACCGGCCGCGGCCCGTTCGAGACCGCCAAGGTGCGCGTGCTGCCCTCGGGCAAGATCACGGTCTACACGGGCGCGCTGGCCATGGGCCAGGGCCTGAAGACCACGCTTGCGCAGATCTGCGCGGGCCACTTCGGGGTGTCGATCGACGCGATCGATGTGATCGCGGGCGACACGTCGTTCGTGGGGTACGGCATGGGCGGCTTTGCCAGCCGGCAGACCATCATGGCCGGGTCGGCCGTGCACCAGGCGTCGATCGACGTGGTGGCCAAGGCGCGTGCCGTGGCCGCCTCCATGCTCAAGCAACCCGAGTCCGAGATGTCGGTGCAGGACGGCTACGTGACCGGCGCCGAAGGCAAGAGCCTGTCGCTGGCGCAGATCGCACTCGCCATGAAAGGCGCACCCGGGTATTCCTTGCCCTATGCATCGGACCCCGGCCTGGAAGCCACGTCGCATTTTCATTGCGATGACCAGACCTATGCCGGCGCATCGCATGGCTGCGAGGTCGAGGTCGACCCCATGACCGGCGCGATCACGCTGACGCGCTACGTGGCCGTGCAGGACAGCGGCAACCTGATCAACCCGCAAGTGGCCGAAGGCCAGGTGCACGGCGGTGTGGTGCACGGCATCGGCAATGCGCTGTTCGAGTTCATGGCCTACGATGAAAGCGCGCAGCCGGTGTCGACCACCTTTGCCGAATACCTGCTGCCGACCGCGCCCGAATTGCCGCACATCGACGTGCTGTTCTGCAACTTCCCGTCGCCGCTCAACCCGTTGGGCGTCAAGGGCATCGGCGAAACCGCCACGATCCCCGTTGCATCGGCCATCATCGGCGCGGTGGAACATGCCCTGTCGGACATCGGCGTGCGGATCGCCGAATCCCCGCTGGGCCCGGTGCGTCTGCTCGAATTGATCGACGCGACCGGCCACGACGCACATCTCCGCTAG
- a CDS encoding (2Fe-2S)-binding protein produces MEEFDPAQKRTIMLKVNGTDHQCEVDVRMHLADCLRGELGLTGTHVGCEHGVCGACTVLVDGHSARSCLMLAVQGNGHEISTVEGLADPADPLHPIQQAFHDLHGLQCGYCTPGILMSVAELLADDPDPSEATVRDVLSGHLCRCTGYQNIVAATLRAAHMLKARPDHGHAG; encoded by the coding sequence ATGGAAGAATTCGATCCCGCGCAAAAGCGCACCATCATGCTCAAGGTCAACGGCACGGACCACCAGTGCGAGGTCGACGTGCGCATGCACCTGGCCGACTGCCTGCGTGGCGAGCTGGGCCTGACGGGCACCCACGTTGGCTGCGAGCACGGCGTGTGCGGCGCCTGTACGGTGCTGGTCGACGGCCATTCGGCACGCAGCTGCCTGATGCTGGCGGTGCAGGGCAATGGCCACGAGATTTCCACGGTGGAAGGCCTGGCCGATCCGGCCGACCCGCTGCACCCGATCCAGCAAGCCTTCCATGACCTGCATGGCTTGCAATGCGGCTATTGCACGCCGGGTATCCTGATGTCGGTGGCCGAGTTGCTGGCCGACGACCCGGACCCTTCGGAAGCCACGGTGCGCGACGTGCTGTCGGGCCACCTGTGCCGCTGCACCGGATACCAGAACATCGTTGCCGCGACGCTGCGCGCGGCCCACATGCTCAAAGCGAGGCCCGATCATGGACACGCGGGTTAA
- a CDS encoding FAD binding domain-containing protein: protein MKPPVVGYHSPSSVDEALRLLAAHENVRVLAGGQSLMAMLNMRFAFPDHLVDINGLQELGYIRDDGSAVRIGALTRQRDVEFSQVVKDRLPLLAEAILQVGHRQTRNRGTVGGSLCQLDPAAEIPSVAMAMDAVITVANQGGTRQIAMTDFPAGYMTPSMEPDELLTDITFTPWPAGHGWSFLEYARRHGDFAIVSVAVLLAPGADGSIARASITLGGVGSGPVRMTDAEALLVGSRGNAAFDAAAAACALIDASSDSYVPAWYRQRLARVLTRRALDTALSRIAR from the coding sequence GTGAAACCTCCCGTCGTAGGCTACCACTCCCCCTCCAGCGTCGATGAAGCATTGCGGCTGCTGGCGGCCCACGAGAACGTTCGCGTGCTCGCCGGCGGCCAGTCCCTGATGGCGATGCTGAACATGCGTTTTGCGTTCCCCGACCATCTGGTCGATATCAACGGGCTGCAGGAACTGGGCTATATCCGTGACGACGGGTCCGCGGTCCGCATCGGCGCGCTCACGCGCCAGCGGGACGTGGAATTTTCGCAGGTGGTCAAGGACCGCCTGCCGCTGCTGGCCGAAGCCATTTTGCAGGTCGGGCATCGCCAGACCCGCAATCGGGGCACGGTCGGCGGCAGCTTGTGCCAGCTGGATCCGGCGGCCGAGATCCCTTCCGTTGCGATGGCGATGGATGCGGTCATCACGGTCGCCAACCAGGGCGGCACACGCCAGATTGCCATGACGGATTTCCCGGCCGGCTACATGACGCCGTCCATGGAACCCGACGAATTGCTGACCGACATCACATTCACGCCCTGGCCTGCCGGCCACGGCTGGTCGTTCCTGGAATACGCGCGCCGCCATGGCGACTTCGCGATCGTGTCGGTGGCTGTCCTGCTGGCGCCGGGCGCCGACGGCAGCATCGCGCGCGCATCGATCACCCTGGGCGGCGTGGGCTCGGGCCCGGTCCGCATGACGGACGCCGAAGCGCTGCTGGTCGGCTCGCGCGGCAATGCGGCCTTCGATGCCGCCGCGGCCGCCTGTGCGCTGATTGACGCCAGCAGCGATTCCTATGTACCGGCGTGGTATCGCCAGCGGCTTGCGCGCGTGCTGACGCGCCGCGCCCTGGATACCGCGCTTTCACGCATCGCAAGGTAA
- a CDS encoding ABC transporter substrate-binding protein: MKKLQISLSCGDYDRTRAILDGRAQIEGCEVVTAAIEPEEAFHRAFRYQEFDVTEISMSSHMMTTARGDNEYIGIPAFISRVFRQSGIYVRTDRGINTPQDLKGKTIGVPEYQITANVWIRGILKDEYGLEPRDVKWVRGGIEEPGRGERSPIVLDDDIDLTQIPDDKTLSQMLEDGEIDGYIGARAPSCFLRGAPNVGRLFGDYIEAEKDYFRRTRIFPIMHMVGIRKSLVEQHPWLPVSVYKAFIKSKEMAIHELNEICHLAVTLPWMVHHLNEAKALMGDDYWPFGMENNRHTIETFARYHYDQGLSKRLVKPEELFHPAALDLSKI; this comes from the coding sequence ATGAAGAAATTGCAGATCAGCCTCTCGTGTGGCGACTATGACCGGACCCGTGCCATTCTGGATGGCCGCGCGCAGATTGAAGGGTGCGAGGTCGTCACCGCGGCCATCGAACCGGAAGAAGCTTTCCACCGCGCATTCCGCTACCAGGAATTCGACGTCACCGAAATTTCGATGAGCAGTCACATGATGACGACGGCTCGCGGCGACAACGAGTACATCGGCATCCCGGCCTTCATTTCGCGCGTGTTCCGCCAGTCGGGCATCTATGTGCGCACCGACCGCGGCATCAACACGCCGCAGGACCTGAAGGGCAAGACCATTGGCGTGCCCGAATACCAGATCACGGCCAACGTGTGGATCCGCGGCATCCTGAAAGACGAATACGGTCTGGAACCGCGTGACGTGAAGTGGGTGCGTGGCGGAATCGAAGAACCCGGCCGCGGCGAACGCTCGCCCATCGTGCTGGACGACGACATCGACCTGACCCAGATCCCCGACGACAAGACCCTGTCGCAGATGCTGGAAGACGGCGAGATCGATGGCTACATCGGCGCGCGCGCCCCGTCGTGTTTCCTGCGCGGCGCCCCCAATGTGGGCCGCCTGTTCGGCGACTACATCGAGGCCGAAAAGGATTACTTCCGCCGCACCCGCATCTTCCCGATCATGCACATGGTCGGCATCCGCAAGTCGCTGGTCGAACAGCATCCGTGGCTGCCCGTGAGCGTGTACAAGGCCTTCATCAAGTCGAAGGAAATGGCGATCCACGAACTGAACGAGATCTGCCACCTGGCCGTGACCCTGCCATGGATGGTGCATCACCTGAACGAAGCCAAGGCACTGATGGGCGACGACTACTGGCCGTTCGGCATGGAAAACAACCGCCATACCATCGAGACGTTCGCGCGCTATCACTACGATCAAGGCCTGTCGAAGCGCCTGGTCAAGCCCGAAGAACTGTTCCACCCGGCAGCGCTCGACCTGTCGAAGATCTGA
- a CDS encoding tripartite tricarboxylate transporter substrate binding protein yields the protein MSFWKRVSVCASVLAVSCLSSATAVAADAATFPTKPVTIIVTFPPGGGTDLLARLIGGELQKVWGQTVIVDNRTGASGNIGARAVAESPADGYTLLMVNSSFAVNPGVFRNLPFDPKADFAPAVNVAFVPSVIVVSAESQYKTLPEMMAAAKPGAGGVSFGSCGNGTPQHLAGEMLNVQGKIAMQHIPYRGCGPALTDVLGKQVPVAIVTASSAMPYVKAGKLRALAVTSKGRSPFLPDVPTVAENNMAGYELDQWHGLLAPSKTPKAVVDKINADVAKIVARPDINEKLLGLVYAPTSSTPAEFSKIVSDDIDRFTKLTQQIGLKVD from the coding sequence ATGTCGTTCTGGAAACGTGTTTCAGTATGCGCCTCCGTGCTGGCCGTCAGCTGTCTGTCATCGGCCACCGCCGTGGCGGCCGATGCTGCGACCTTCCCGACCAAGCCCGTCACGATCATCGTGACCTTTCCCCCGGGCGGAGGTACCGACCTGCTTGCCCGCCTGATCGGCGGCGAACTCCAGAAGGTCTGGGGCCAGACCGTGATCGTTGACAACCGCACGGGTGCGAGCGGCAACATCGGCGCCCGCGCCGTGGCCGAAAGCCCGGCCGACGGCTACACCCTGTTGATGGTGAACAGCTCGTTCGCGGTCAACCCAGGCGTGTTCCGCAACCTGCCCTTCGATCCCAAGGCCGACTTTGCGCCTGCCGTGAACGTGGCCTTCGTGCCGTCGGTGATCGTGGTGTCGGCCGAGTCCCAGTACAAGACCCTGCCCGAGATGATGGCCGCGGCCAAGCCGGGCGCAGGCGGCGTGTCCTTCGGTTCGTGCGGCAACGGCACCCCCCAGCATCTGGCGGGTGAAATGCTGAACGTGCAGGGCAAGATCGCCATGCAGCACATTCCCTATCGCGGTTGCGGCCCGGCCCTGACCGACGTGCTCGGCAAGCAGGTGCCCGTCGCGATCGTGACCGCGTCGTCGGCCATGCCGTACGTGAAGGCCGGCAAGCTGCGCGCGCTGGCGGTGACGTCCAAGGGCCGCTCGCCCTTCCTGCCTGACGTGCCGACCGTGGCCGAGAACAACATGGCCGGCTATGAGCTCGACCAGTGGCATGGCCTGCTGGCCCCGTCCAAGACGCCGAAGGCCGTGGTCGACAAGATCAATGCCGACGTCGCCAAGATCGTGGCCCGTCCGGACATCAATGAAAAGCTGCTGGGCCTGGTGTATGCGCCAACGTCCAGCACGCCTGCGGAGTTCAGCAAGATCGTGTCCGACGACATCGATCGCTTTACCAAATTGACGCAGCAAATCGGTCTCAAGGTAGATTAA
- a CDS encoding tripartite tricarboxylate transporter substrate binding protein, with product MSSPVLSLSTQGARRRLVWLGLSVSAALLPGLVQAQGDTYPAKPIRVMVPFNTGGAADTLARVIGVPLGQRFGQQFVVENRPGAGGTIGMEAGKRLPADGYGLILISNSQAVSEAIYPKLSYDLRKDFMPINVIADSPMVIAANPGIGVKTMPELVAYARKNPGKLSYGSCGVGTAHHLAMEIVKVEAKVDIVHAPYRGCAPATLDTVGGQIQVVVGSAPAVLPHIKAGKLVALAVTNPKRSRSLPDVPTIAESGVPELAKSAIGNWYGFMAPAGVPKERIALMDAAIREEIAKPEVGEKLSAAGIEVEVADAAALDRLLRGDIAQFTEVVTAGNIRPE from the coding sequence ATGTCATCACCCGTCCTTTCGCTGTCGACCCAGGGCGCCCGCCGCCGTCTCGTATGGCTGGGTCTGTCGGTCAGCGCCGCCCTGTTGCCCGGGCTGGTCCAGGCCCAGGGGGACACCTATCCCGCCAAGCCGATCCGCGTCATGGTGCCCTTCAATACGGGCGGCGCGGCCGACACGCTGGCACGGGTGATCGGCGTGCCGCTGGGCCAGCGATTCGGCCAGCAATTCGTGGTGGAAAACCGTCCGGGCGCGGGCGGCACCATCGGCATGGAAGCGGGCAAGCGCCTGCCCGCCGACGGCTACGGCCTGATCCTGATCAGCAACAGCCAGGCCGTCAGCGAAGCGATCTATCCCAAGCTCAGCTATGACCTGCGCAAGGACTTCATGCCGATCAACGTGATTGCCGACTCGCCCATGGTGATCGCCGCCAATCCGGGCATCGGCGTCAAGACGATGCCGGAACTGGTGGCCTATGCACGCAAGAATCCGGGCAAGCTGTCCTACGGTTCGTGCGGGGTCGGCACCGCGCATCACCTGGCCATGGAAATCGTCAAGGTCGAAGCCAAGGTAGACATCGTGCACGCGCCCTATCGCGGCTGTGCGCCCGCCACGCTCGACACCGTGGGCGGGCAGATCCAGGTGGTCGTGGGGTCGGCGCCCGCCGTGCTGCCGCATATCAAGGCGGGCAAGCTGGTGGCCCTGGCGGTGACCAATCCGAAGCGGTCGCGTTCCCTGCCCGACGTGCCCACCATTGCCGAAAGCGGCGTGCCGGAACTGGCCAAGAGCGCCATCGGCAACTGGTACGGTTTCATGGCGCCGGCAGGCGTGCCGAAAGAGCGTATTGCGCTGATGGATGCCGCCATCCGTGAAGAGATCGCCAAGCCCGAGGTGGGCGAAAAACTCAGCGCCGCCGGGATCGAAGTCGAGGTGGCCGACGCGGCCGCGCTGGACCGTCTGCTGCGCGGCGATATCGCGCAATTCACCGAGGTCGTCACCGCCGGGAACATCCGTCCGGAATGA
- a CDS encoding MarR family winged helix-turn-helix transcriptional regulator, with protein MSSSTSRPAVKKKSSKPAAAAVVDPAKELLWARPGFLVRRLHQIHVAMFFEECKSSNTTPVQYAILSALAVMPGLDQTALGQEVGLDRTTTADVVRRLEERGLLERRENEADRRTRHVFLTREGKSAVNAMHADMVRAQERMLSPLTDAQQKTFMKLVSQLVEANNQYSRAALRS; from the coding sequence ATGTCGTCGAGCACCAGCCGACCCGCAGTCAAGAAGAAATCCAGCAAGCCCGCGGCGGCGGCTGTTGTCGATCCCGCCAAGGAACTGCTGTGGGCGCGGCCCGGCTTCCTCGTGCGCCGGCTGCACCAGATCCACGTGGCCATGTTCTTCGAAGAGTGCAAATCGTCGAACACCACGCCCGTGCAATACGCCATCCTGTCGGCGCTGGCCGTCATGCCTGGCCTGGACCAGACTGCGCTGGGCCAGGAAGTGGGACTGGATCGCACCACCACGGCCGACGTCGTGCGCCGCCTTGAAGAGCGGGGCCTGCTCGAACGCCGCGAGAACGAAGCCGACCGCCGCACGCGTCATGTCTTCCTCACGCGCGAGGGCAAAAGCGCCGTCAACGCCATGCATGCCGACATGGTCCGCGCGCAGGAACGCATGCTCAGCCCCCTGACCGACGCGCAGCAGAAAACATTCATGAAGCTGGTCTCGCAACTGGTGGAAGCCAACAACCAGTACAGCCGCGCCGCGCTGCGCAGCTGA
- a CDS encoding aromatic-ring-hydroxylating dioxygenase subunit beta produces MTFTTTSLFHASTLAPARALELRQHVETFHADYCATLDSGSLEDWPEFFTEQGIYRVTARENAELGLPVGLVYCEGKGMLQDRAVAINRTQMFAPRYMLHLVTNTRVTAEEADGAIVAQANFLLMQTLVEGPTTVHMAGTYHDVFVREGDRLLLKDRQVIYDSTIIANDLVYPV; encoded by the coding sequence ATGACCTTCACTACGACTTCACTGTTTCACGCGTCGACGCTGGCGCCTGCCCGCGCGCTGGAGTTGCGCCAGCACGTCGAGACCTTCCATGCCGACTACTGCGCGACCCTGGATTCGGGATCGCTGGAAGACTGGCCCGAGTTCTTTACCGAGCAAGGCATCTACCGGGTGACGGCGCGCGAAAACGCCGAACTGGGGTTGCCTGTGGGCCTGGTGTATTGCGAAGGCAAGGGCATGCTGCAGGACCGCGCGGTCGCGATCAACCGCACGCAGATGTTCGCACCCCGCTACATGCTGCATCTGGTGACCAACACGCGGGTGACGGCCGAAGAGGCCGATGGGGCGATCGTTGCGCAAGCCAACTTTCTGTTGATGCAGACGCTGGTGGAAGGCCCGACCACGGTGCACATGGCCGGCACCTATCACGACGTGTTCGTGAGGGAAGGCGATCGACTGCTGTTGAAGGACCGCCAGGTGATCTACGACAGCACCATCATCGCCAACGACCTGGTGTATCCGGTCTGA
- a CDS encoding aromatic ring-hydroxylating dioxygenase subunit alpha, whose amino-acid sequence MYNAHAVINRTLGHKDAELSSYAWPEDALHEIPDWIYTSNAVYDQELQKIFKGRVWNFVGLEAEVPNAGDYKRSYVGATPVVMSRAEDGSVNVFENRCAHRGAEFCRNSQGNAKEFVCPYHQWSYDLKGNLQGVPFKRGVNRIGGMPKDFKNEDHGLLKLHTTTYNGVVFASYHDDVEPIPEYLTPEILKDFDHVFNGKKLKILGYYKNELPCNWKMYHENLKDPYHATLLHSFLVVFGLLVAGNDSAMIADPVHGRHGTMASAKKEDKYAEVSSENKKEMRSYHEGMRLQDDRFLEYIKETDSRWSVTMQTIWPNLVVQREMNTLGVRHIVPNGPDSMLMMWTMFGYEDDTEEMTQHRLRQGNLMGPAGFLGLEDNEAMKFVQEGVRRTSTDVNVLKLESGHVGTSETLISEAAIRAMYQYYRGVMGF is encoded by the coding sequence ATGTATAACGCCCACGCAGTCATCAACCGGACGCTCGGCCACAAGGATGCGGAGCTTTCCTCCTATGCCTGGCCCGAAGACGCGCTGCACGAAATCCCGGACTGGATCTACACCAGCAATGCCGTGTACGACCAGGAATTGCAGAAGATCTTCAAAGGCCGGGTCTGGAACTTTGTCGGCCTGGAAGCCGAAGTGCCGAACGCCGGCGACTACAAGCGCTCGTACGTTGGCGCAACGCCCGTGGTCATGTCGCGCGCCGAAGACGGCTCGGTCAACGTGTTCGAGAACCGCTGCGCGCATCGCGGCGCCGAGTTCTGTCGCAACAGCCAGGGCAACGCAAAAGAGTTCGTGTGCCCCTATCACCAGTGGTCGTATGACCTGAAGGGCAACCTGCAGGGCGTGCCCTTCAAGCGCGGCGTGAACCGGATCGGCGGCATGCCCAAGGACTTCAAGAACGAAGACCACGGCCTGCTCAAGCTGCACACCACGACCTACAACGGCGTGGTGTTCGCGTCCTATCACGACGACGTCGAACCGATCCCCGAATACCTGACGCCCGAAATCCTGAAGGACTTCGATCATGTGTTCAACGGCAAGAAGCTGAAGATCCTTGGGTATTACAAGAACGAGCTGCCCTGCAACTGGAAGATGTATCACGAGAACCTGAAGGATCCGTATCACGCGACCCTGCTGCACTCGTTCCTGGTGGTGTTCGGCCTGCTGGTGGCGGGCAATGATTCGGCCATGATCGCCGACCCCGTGCATGGCCGCCACGGCACCATGGCGTCGGCCAAGAAAGAAGACAAGTACGCCGAAGTCAGCAGCGAGAACAAGAAGGAAATGCGTTCGTACCATGAAGGCATGCGCCTGCAGGACGACCGCTTCCTGGAATACATCAAGGAAACGGATTCGCGCTGGTCCGTGACGATGCAGACGATCTGGCCCAACCTGGTCGTTCAACGCGAGATGAACACGCTGGGCGTGCGCCACATCGTGCCCAACGGTCCGGACAGCATGCTGATGATGTGGACCATGTTCGGCTACGAAGACGACACCGAAGAAATGACGCAGCACCGTCTGCGCCAGGGCAACCTGATGGGCCCGGCCGGCTTCCTGGGCCTGGAAGACAACGAGGCCATGAAGTTCGTGCAGGAAGGCGTGCGCCGCACCAGCACCGACGTCAACGTGCTGAAACTGGAGTCGGGCCACGTGGGCACCAGCGAGACGCTGATCTCGGAAGCGGCCATCCGTGCCATGTACCAATACTATCGCGGCGTCATGGGATTCTGA